From Azospirillum baldaniorum, the proteins below share one genomic window:
- a CDS encoding tetratricopeptide repeat protein, producing the protein MDRDSTAQADREGAGPLVQPGDVPGILFQTGYDRLYAADAAGAARAFRLACAADPGSGEAWGALADSTRDAGEAAGALAACGRAVALDPGVWPWRIALADALRAAGRFEEAVATGQVLTAERPDSATARLGLARALAAAGRRGAALEEYREAVALRSGDRETALELAALLVEAGDALGAVELLQPLSRRDPEDADLHAAIGRAWIALQEPVKALTALRRAQGLDSDGRLGCAAMIAALEGGAGEDLSAAYVRALFDRYADRFDQDLVGKLGYSAPALLREAVDRLGPASELGASGLRVLDLGCGTGLAGVAFRPLAGHLAGVDLAPRMVEKARARALYDELSVGDVVAAVEAVPGAYDLLVAADVLVYLGNLTALFEGAAKALRPAGRFAATVERLDGEAATSGYALGPSRRYAHSEAYLRAMAAAAGLTVLLMEPCSPRREKGVGVPGLLFILEKPAA; encoded by the coding sequence GTGGATCGCGATTCGACGGCTCAAGCCGACCGGGAGGGGGCAGGCCCCCTCGTCCAGCCCGGAGACGTTCCGGGCATTTTGTTCCAGACTGGCTATGACCGACTCTACGCCGCCGACGCGGCGGGGGCGGCGCGTGCCTTCCGGCTCGCCTGCGCCGCCGATCCGGGGTCGGGCGAAGCCTGGGGCGCCTTGGCCGACAGCACGCGGGACGCGGGCGAGGCCGCCGGAGCGCTGGCCGCCTGCGGGCGGGCGGTGGCGCTCGACCCCGGCGTGTGGCCCTGGCGGATCGCCCTGGCCGACGCGCTGCGCGCCGCGGGCCGGTTCGAGGAGGCCGTGGCCACCGGACAGGTGTTGACGGCGGAACGGCCGGATTCCGCAACGGCCCGGCTCGGTCTCGCCCGCGCCCTGGCGGCGGCGGGCCGGCGGGGCGCCGCGCTGGAGGAGTACCGCGAGGCCGTGGCCCTGCGCTCCGGCGACCGCGAAACGGCTCTGGAACTGGCGGCCCTGCTGGTCGAGGCCGGCGACGCGCTGGGCGCGGTCGAACTGCTGCAGCCCTTGTCCCGCCGGGACCCGGAGGACGCCGACCTGCACGCCGCCATCGGGCGGGCCTGGATCGCCCTGCAGGAGCCGGTGAAGGCGTTGACCGCTCTGCGCCGTGCCCAAGGCCTCGACTCGGACGGCCGACTCGGCTGCGCGGCGATGATCGCCGCGCTGGAAGGCGGCGCGGGGGAAGACCTGTCGGCCGCCTATGTGCGCGCCCTGTTCGATCGTTACGCCGACCGTTTCGACCAGGATCTGGTGGGCAAGCTTGGCTACTCCGCACCGGCCCTGCTGCGCGAGGCGGTCGACCGGCTGGGGCCCGCATCCGAACTTGGGGCGTCTGGTTTGCGCGTTCTGGACCTCGGCTGCGGCACCGGGCTGGCGGGCGTGGCGTTCCGTCCGCTGGCCGGGCATCTCGCCGGGGTCGATCTCGCCCCGCGCATGGTCGAGAAGGCCCGCGCCCGCGCATTGTATGATGAGTTGTCGGTCGGTGACGTGGTCGCGGCGGTGGAGGCGGTGCCCGGCGCCTATGACCTGCTGGTCGCCGCCGACGTGCTGGTCTATCTCGGCAACCTGACCGCGCTGTTCGAGGGCGCTGCCAAGGCCCTGCGCCCGGCGGGCCGCTTCGCCGCGACGGTGGAGCGTTTGGACGGCGAGGCGGCGACCTCCGGCTACGCGCTCGGCCCGTCGCGGCGCTACGCCCACAGCGAAGCCTATCTGCGGGCGATGGCGGCGGCGGCGGGCCTGACGGTGCTCCTGATGGAGCCCTGTTCCCCCCGCCGGGAGAAGGGCGTGGGCGTGCCGGGTCTTCTCTTTATATTGGAGAAGCCGGCGGCCTGA
- a CDS encoding LysR family transcriptional regulator gives MDRLDDMTAFIKVVDTKSFTTAAERLNLSKSVVSRRIAELENRLGARLLNRTTRKLSLTEVGQAYYERCTRIIADLEEAEQAVADLHAAPRGRLKVNAPVSFGLLHLAKAVAEFLERYPSIEIEMDLNDRYVDLIDEGYDLAVRIGRLRDSSLIAKRLAPNRQVVCASPAYLEKHGIPQTPDELSNHNCLIYTNIPTAEQWQFRVGDAMRSVRVSGSLRTNNGDLLRESAIAGVGIIVLPTFLCGEALSKGQLQCLLLDYYMAESNVFAVYPQNRHLSPKVRVFVDFLAERFGPRPYWDCALLSLQPFRAEA, from the coding sequence ATGGATCGCCTCGACGACATGACGGCCTTTATCAAGGTCGTGGACACCAAAAGCTTCACCACCGCGGCGGAGCGCCTGAACCTGTCCAAGTCCGTGGTTTCCCGCCGCATCGCGGAGTTGGAGAACCGGCTGGGGGCGCGGCTGCTGAACCGCACCACGCGCAAGCTCAGCCTGACCGAGGTCGGGCAGGCCTATTACGAGCGCTGCACCCGCATCATCGCCGATCTGGAGGAGGCGGAGCAGGCCGTCGCCGACCTGCACGCCGCGCCGCGCGGGCGGTTGAAGGTCAACGCGCCGGTGTCCTTCGGGCTGCTGCATCTGGCCAAGGCGGTCGCCGAGTTCCTCGAACGCTACCCGTCCATCGAGATCGAGATGGATCTGAACGACCGCTACGTCGATCTGATCGACGAGGGCTATGATCTGGCGGTGCGCATCGGGCGGCTGCGCGACAGCTCGCTGATCGCCAAGCGCCTGGCCCCCAACCGCCAAGTGGTCTGCGCCAGCCCGGCCTATCTGGAGAAGCACGGGATACCTCAGACGCCGGATGAGCTGTCCAACCACAACTGCCTGATCTACACCAACATCCCGACCGCCGAGCAGTGGCAGTTCCGCGTCGGTGACGCCATGCGGTCGGTCCGCGTGTCGGGGTCGCTGCGCACCAACAACGGCGACCTGCTGCGCGAGTCCGCCATCGCCGGCGTCGGTATCATCGTTCTGCCCACCTTCCTGTGCGGCGAGGCGTTGTCCAAGGGGCAGCTCCAGTGCCTGCTGCTGGACTATTACATGGCGGAATCGAACGTCTTCGCGGTCTACCCGCAGAACCGGCATCTGTCGCCGAAAGTCCGCGTCTTCGTCGATTTCCTGGCCGAGCGTTTCGGCCCGCGTCCCTATTGGGACTGCGCCCTGCTCAGCCTGCAGCCCTTCCGGGCGGAGGCGTGA
- the wrbA gene encoding NAD(P)H:quinone oxidoreductase, whose amino-acid sequence MAKVLVLYYSSYGHISTMAQAMAEGARSVPGTEVAVKRVPELVPEEVRQKAHFKEEPNIPIADPNELANYDAIILGVPTRYGNMPGQMKNFLDQTGGLWAKGALVGKVGAAFSSSATQHGGQESTILTTHTVLLHLGMVIVGLPYSFQGQMGVDEVMGNSPYGASTIAGGDGSRQPSAVELDGARYQGRHVAEIAKKLHG is encoded by the coding sequence ATGGCGAAGGTTCTGGTGCTCTACTACAGCAGCTACGGCCACATCTCCACCATGGCGCAGGCGATGGCCGAAGGCGCCCGCTCGGTTCCGGGAACCGAGGTGGCGGTGAAGCGCGTGCCGGAGCTGGTCCCCGAGGAGGTGCGGCAGAAGGCGCACTTCAAGGAAGAGCCGAACATTCCCATCGCCGACCCGAACGAGTTGGCCAACTACGACGCCATCATCCTGGGCGTGCCGACGCGCTACGGCAACATGCCGGGCCAGATGAAGAATTTCCTCGACCAGACGGGCGGCCTGTGGGCGAAGGGCGCGCTGGTCGGCAAGGTGGGCGCCGCCTTCTCCTCCTCCGCCACCCAGCACGGCGGGCAGGAGAGCACGATCCTCACCACCCACACCGTGCTTCTGCACCTCGGCATGGTGATCGTCGGTCTGCCCTACAGCTTCCAGGGCCAGATGGGCGTGGACGAGGTGATGGGCAACAGCCCCTACGGCGCCAGCACCATCGCGGGCGGCGACGGCTCCCGTCAGCCGAGCGCCGTCGAACTGGACGGCGCCCGCTACCAGGGGCGGCACGTCGCGGAGATCGCCAAGAAGCTGCACGGTTGA
- a CDS encoding glutathione S-transferase family protein — MGLLIDGRWHDQWYDTKNSGGAFVRPETQFRNWVRADGSTPFQPEAGRYHLFVSLACPWAHRTLILRKLKGLENAIGVTVVDPLMREEGWTFPEPDPITGSTRLHEVYTTADPTYSGRVTVPVLWDKKTGTIVSNESAEIVRMLNREFDAFGDASLDFYPAELAEEIDRLNAFVYDRVNNGVYKAGFATSQEKYEQAFDALFAALDELDERLAGQRYLLGNRQTEADWRLFTTLVRFDAVYVGHFKCNLRRIADYPNLSGYLRDLYQVPGVAETVDFHHIKRHYYASHTMINPTGVVPKGPALDLDAPHGREGLR; from the coding sequence ATGGGCCTGTTGATCGACGGCCGCTGGCACGACCAGTGGTACGACACCAAGAACAGCGGCGGCGCCTTCGTCCGTCCGGAAACCCAGTTCCGCAACTGGGTGCGGGCCGACGGCTCGACCCCGTTCCAGCCGGAGGCCGGGCGCTATCACCTGTTCGTGTCGCTGGCCTGCCCCTGGGCGCACCGCACGCTGATCCTGCGCAAGCTGAAGGGGCTGGAGAACGCCATCGGCGTCACCGTGGTCGATCCCCTGATGCGCGAGGAGGGCTGGACCTTCCCCGAACCCGATCCGATCACCGGCTCCACCCGCCTGCACGAGGTCTACACCACGGCCGATCCCACCTACTCGGGGCGCGTCACCGTCCCGGTGCTGTGGGACAAGAAGACCGGGACCATCGTCAGCAACGAGTCCGCGGAGATCGTCCGCATGCTGAACCGGGAATTCGATGCCTTCGGCGACGCCTCGCTGGACTTCTACCCGGCGGAGCTGGCGGAGGAGATCGACCGGCTCAACGCCTTCGTCTACGACCGCGTCAACAACGGCGTCTACAAGGCCGGCTTCGCGACCAGCCAGGAAAAGTACGAGCAGGCGTTCGACGCCCTCTTCGCGGCGCTCGACGAACTGGACGAGCGGCTGGCCGGACAGCGTTATCTGCTGGGGAACCGGCAGACCGAGGCCGACTGGCGCCTGTTCACCACGCTGGTGCGGTTCGACGCCGTCTATGTCGGCCACTTCAAGTGCAACCTGCGCCGCATCGCCGACTATCCGAACCTGTCCGGCTATCTGCGCGACCTCTATCAGGTGCCTGGCGTGGCGGAGACCGTCGATTTCCACCACATCAAGCGGCACTATTACGCCAGCCACACCATGATCAACCCGACCGGCGTCGTGCCGAAGGGGCCGGCGCTGGACCTCGACGCGCCGCACGGACGGGAGGGACTGAGGTAA
- a CDS encoding response regulator, with amino-acid sequence MSFNSCAVLVVEDEVVTRSVSVRLLKQLGVGTVIEAADGAEALARCNRVDFDAIFCDVDMVPMGGLAFLEALDGRAPVIMLTKHDRSDVVLSALRSGATGYLVKPLTTFGLREKLEKALSAKG; translated from the coding sequence GTGTCGTTCAATTCCTGCGCGGTGCTGGTCGTCGAGGACGAGGTGGTGACCCGCAGCGTCTCGGTGCGGCTGCTGAAGCAGTTGGGCGTCGGCACGGTGATCGAGGCCGCCGACGGGGCGGAGGCGCTGGCCCGCTGCAACCGGGTCGATTTCGACGCGATCTTCTGCGATGTGGACATGGTGCCGATGGGCGGTCTGGCCTTTCTGGAGGCCTTGGACGGGCGGGCGCCGGTCATCATGCTGACCAAGCACGACCGGTCCGACGTCGTCCTGTCGGCCCTGCGCTCCGGCGCCACCGGCTATCTGGTGAAGCCGCTGACCACGTTCGGCCTGCGTGAGAAGCTGGAAAAAGCGCTGTCCGCGAAAGGGTAG
- a CDS encoding Hpt domain-containing protein yields MPQPPPSPSEPPPANATPYDREILDVEPMLRNFGGPGPTVTMLYALFLENADELSRVLKERLALGDLDGVRLAAHSAAGAARTAGAGRVADLFGSVEDAALRGDAAVVRRETGALDRALADVKILIARI; encoded by the coding sequence GTGCCCCAGCCACCGCCCAGCCCATCCGAACCGCCACCGGCCAACGCGACGCCGTATGACCGTGAGATCCTTGACGTGGAGCCGATGCTGCGCAACTTCGGCGGTCCTGGCCCCACCGTCACCATGCTCTACGCCCTGTTCCTGGAAAACGCCGACGAGTTGTCGCGCGTTCTGAAAGAGCGATTGGCGCTCGGCGACCTGGATGGTGTCCGGCTGGCCGCCCATTCGGCGGCCGGCGCCGCCCGCACCGCCGGGGCCGGGCGGGTTGCCGACCTCTTCGGCTCGGTGGAGGACGCGGCCCTGCGCGGCGACGCGGCGGTGGTGCGGCGGGAAACGGGCGCCCTCGACCGCGCCCTGGCCGACGTGAAAATTTTGATCGCACGCATTTGA
- a CDS encoding NAD(P)/FAD-dependent oxidoreductase: protein MTAASEEQRLDTLIVGGGPAGLTAAIYLARYRRRFLVVDSGASRASWIPLSHNHAGFPDGVTGDELLARMRAQAERYGARIVPGTVTAVERGDDGYRVRTEDGRQFRARTVLAATGVIDREPELPNLYQAVQRGLVRHCPICDGFEVTGHRIGVIGHGTGALGEALFLRTYSRDITVLTLGEPMNLEEAEERRMAEAGLRAVEEPVVEIHTEGGRIAALTTASGERLTFDTLYSALGCHPRIEPVKGLGVRIGPDGRLVTDGHQQTGIEGLYAAGDIVEGLNQISVAMGQAAIAATAIHRRLLAEDGDL from the coding sequence ATGACCGCCGCATCCGAAGAACAGCGTCTGGACACCCTGATCGTCGGCGGCGGCCCCGCCGGGCTGACCGCGGCGATCTATCTGGCGCGCTACCGCCGCCGCTTCCTTGTGGTGGACTCCGGGGCCAGCCGGGCCTCCTGGATTCCGCTGTCCCACAATCATGCGGGCTTTCCCGACGGGGTGACCGGTGACGAGCTGCTGGCCCGCATGCGCGCCCAGGCGGAGCGCTACGGCGCCCGGATCGTGCCGGGAACGGTGACGGCGGTGGAACGGGGCGACGATGGCTACCGCGTGCGGACGGAGGACGGGCGGCAATTCCGCGCCCGCACCGTGCTGGCCGCGACCGGCGTGATCGACCGCGAACCGGAGCTGCCCAACCTGTATCAGGCGGTGCAGCGAGGGCTGGTCCGCCATTGCCCGATCTGCGACGGGTTCGAGGTGACCGGCCACCGCATCGGCGTCATCGGCCACGGCACCGGGGCCCTGGGGGAGGCGCTGTTCCTGCGCACCTATTCCCGCGACATCACCGTGCTGACGCTGGGCGAGCCGATGAATCTGGAGGAGGCGGAGGAGCGCCGCATGGCCGAGGCCGGGCTGCGCGCCGTCGAGGAGCCGGTGGTGGAAATCCATACCGAGGGCGGGCGGATCGCCGCCCTGACCACGGCGTCCGGCGAGCGGCTGACCTTCGACACGCTGTATTCCGCCCTGGGCTGCCACCCGCGCATCGAGCCGGTGAAGGGGTTGGGCGTGCGCATCGGCCCGGACGGGCGGCTGGTCACCGACGGGCACCAGCAGACGGGGATCGAAGGGCTCTACGCCGCGGGCGACATCGTGGAGGGGCTGAACCAGATTTCGGTCGCCATGGGACAGGCCGCGATCGCCGCCACCGCCATCCATCGCCGACTCCTGGCGGAGGACGGGGACCTCTGA
- a CDS encoding chaperone modulator CbpM, with protein sequence MDRNGMDQGGGAWRTEEVLATCRRVSSAQLTVWVERHWLRPRHEGTGFVFSAADVARLEMICDLREDLALDDEAMPVVLSLLDTVYGLRRRLRVLAEAIGDLPPEARYLLQDELRKREEKEG encoded by the coding sequence ATGGACCGGAACGGCATGGACCAGGGCGGCGGGGCATGGCGGACCGAGGAGGTGCTGGCCACCTGCCGGCGCGTCTCCTCCGCCCAACTGACGGTGTGGGTGGAGCGGCACTGGCTGCGGCCGCGTCACGAGGGGACCGGTTTCGTTTTCAGCGCGGCCGACGTGGCCCGGCTGGAGATGATCTGCGATCTGCGGGAGGATCTGGCACTCGACGACGAGGCGATGCCGGTCGTGCTGTCGCTGCTGGACACGGTCTATGGGCTGCGGCGTCGCCTGCGCGTGTTGGCCGAAGCCATCGGCGATCTGCCGCCGGAGGCCCGCTATCTCCTGCAGGACGAACTGCGGAAGCGCGAGGAAAAGGAGGGGTAG
- a CDS encoding DnaJ C-terminal domain-containing protein gives MSNPYEILGVSPTASDDEIRKAYRKLAKKHHPDLNPGKAEAEQRFKDISAAYSLLSDADKRARFDRGEIDDSGQERPQRHYYRDFAEGPAGARYAHAEGFASDDLEHIFSDLFGGRGFARGGAMPMKGGNLSMALTVDFLAAAKGGKRRVTMPDGKTLDIDLPAGLEDGGTIRLKGQGLPGSNGGPPGDALVTVKVTPHPWFRRDGDDIQLDLPVTLAEAVLGGKVRVPTIDGPVMLTVPKGANNGTRLRLKGKGLPGANGARGDQYVTLRIALPDAPDPALEAFVRDWKSDHNPRRDMEAA, from the coding sequence ATGAGCAATCCTTACGAGATTCTGGGCGTATCCCCCACCGCTTCGGACGACGAAATCCGCAAGGCCTACCGTAAGCTGGCCAAGAAGCACCATCCCGACCTAAACCCCGGCAAGGCGGAGGCCGAGCAGCGCTTCAAGGACATCAGCGCCGCCTACAGCCTGCTGTCGGATGCCGACAAGCGTGCCCGCTTCGACCGCGGGGAGATCGACGACTCCGGCCAGGAACGGCCGCAGCGCCACTATTACCGCGACTTCGCCGAAGGCCCGGCGGGTGCCCGCTACGCCCACGCCGAAGGATTCGCGTCGGACGATCTGGAACACATCTTCTCCGACCTGTTCGGCGGGCGCGGCTTCGCCCGCGGCGGCGCCATGCCGATGAAGGGCGGCAACCTCAGCATGGCGCTGACGGTCGATTTCCTGGCGGCGGCCAAGGGCGGCAAGCGCCGCGTCACCATGCCGGACGGGAAGACGCTGGACATCGACCTGCCCGCCGGGCTTGAGGATGGCGGCACCATCCGCCTGAAGGGCCAGGGCCTGCCCGGCAGCAACGGCGGTCCGCCCGGCGACGCGCTGGTGACCGTCAAGGTCACCCCCCACCCCTGGTTCCGCCGCGACGGCGACGACATCCAGCTCGACCTGCCGGTGACCCTGGCCGAGGCGGTGCTGGGCGGCAAGGTCCGCGTCCCGACCATCGACGGGCCGGTGATGCTGACCGTTCCGAAGGGGGCGAACAACGGCACGCGCCTGCGGTTGAAGGGCAAGGGCCTTCCGGGAGCGAACGGCGCGCGCGGCGACCAGTATGTGACGCTGCGCATCGCTTTGCCCGACGCCCCCGACCCGGCGCTGGAGGCGTTCGTCCGGGATTGGAAGTCCGACCACAACCCGAGACGGGACATGGAGGCCGCGTGA
- a CDS encoding zinc metalloprotease HtpX, translating to MPHTHRSFMPTDQAAADLRRRHKIANVLQSLLLLGGMVLLLALCGMILAGVEGVLWALLGGAVSLLFSPRLSPRMVLGMFGARRLTHAEAPVLFDALAAIARRAELPAVPELWYVASPALNAFAVGSRRRSAIAITDGLLRALSLRELAGVLAHEVSHVRNNDLTVMGLADTVTSLTRLMSVFGMALLILNLPLLMMRQEAIPWLLVLLLIAAPWIGVLLQLALSRTREFDADLDAAHLTGDPEGVASALARIERLQHSPWEGLRFPGRRRAQNIPSLLRTHPETEERVRRLMALRTPPPVLPGLDAHPLHARPHLAMPAAVRRPRYRIGGYWY from the coding sequence ATGCCGCACACGCACCGGTCCTTCATGCCCACGGATCAGGCGGCCGCCGACCTGCGGCGGCGCCACAAGATCGCGAACGTGTTGCAGTCCCTCCTCCTGCTCGGCGGCATGGTGCTGCTGCTGGCGCTGTGCGGGATGATCCTGGCGGGGGTGGAGGGGGTGCTGTGGGCGCTGCTCGGCGGCGCCGTCAGCCTGCTGTTCAGCCCGCGCCTGTCGCCGCGCATGGTGCTCGGCATGTTCGGCGCCCGCCGCCTGACCCATGCGGAGGCCCCGGTCCTGTTCGACGCGCTGGCCGCCATCGCCCGGCGGGCGGAGCTGCCCGCGGTTCCGGAGCTGTGGTACGTCGCCAGCCCGGCGCTGAACGCCTTCGCCGTGGGCAGCCGCCGCCGGTCGGCCATCGCAATCACCGACGGGCTGCTGCGCGCGCTCAGCCTGCGCGAACTGGCTGGCGTGCTGGCCCACGAGGTCAGCCACGTGCGCAACAACGACCTGACCGTGATGGGGCTGGCCGACACGGTGACCAGCCTGACCCGGCTGATGTCGGTCTTCGGCATGGCCCTGCTGATTCTCAACCTGCCCCTGCTGATGATGCGGCAGGAGGCGATTCCCTGGCTGCTGGTGCTGCTGCTTATCGCCGCACCCTGGATCGGCGTCCTTCTGCAACTCGCCCTGTCGCGCACCCGGGAATTCGACGCCGACCTCGACGCCGCCCACCTGACCGGCGACCCGGAGGGCGTCGCCTCGGCGCTCGCCCGGATCGAGCGGCTTCAGCACAGCCCGTGGGAGGGGCTGCGCTTTCCCGGCCGCCGCCGGGCGCAGAACATCCCGTCCCTGCTGCGCACCCACCCGGAGACTGAGGAGCGGGTGCGCCGCCTGATGGCGCTGCGCACCCCGCCGCCGGTGCTGCCGGGGCTCGACGCCCACCCTCTGCACGCCCGGCCGCACCTCGCCATGCCGGCGGCGGTGCGGCGCCCGCGCTACCGGATCGGCGGCTACTGGTACTGA
- a CDS encoding PP2C family protein-serine/threonine phosphatase, whose amino-acid sequence MTFQGRLVLLISGLVTLAVALVTILLAWTTHSAIQTRVEADSRAAATLLARSATLAREVPRDVEALLGDRLLSEATLAAHLVAVMEAGKAPVKAVTDRLKAVADGGGPDEIWVTDNRGRAYLHNIPGPDITFGPDARAQPRQAPYYGLLNRAPEKVVTDAATEGGKLMKFAGVAGVDKPRIVQVGADVRRLGDIARKAGVDGVMASLLAGGTVEGAWLLERDGRLAVHATGPSAGPLSERAVEAAKAAAASGETGLLREGDRLIAFAPVPAAGQGAAGQGAGIAVVRLPAEDLSSVVGRHVKIGVLVGLLVLAAGVYGAVRFARSQMAPIERLGEAVAAVEAGRFNPFTLNEAMERNDEMGRLARVFRSMALEASYREETLDAQLLMRTAELETRTEKLAAAEHLIEEEQRAARDVQANLLPQQLPAGRDSQFFGLLVPGPAVSGDFYDVIELDERHCLLVVAGVSGWGVPAAFLMLLVRGAIREAAARPGMTPAAILAAANDRLCGQSPFDGFATAFVALYDRETGMLSHSSAGNRAPCRIRADGSVLTLADAGGPALGVRKGIPYGEAVARLEQEDTLFLCTEGVLRAVNAQREPFGEERLAAVLHQGRGLSARDRSELLLRAVEAHVGPGGQTGDIVCLTVRRLLPAAELAPESEAAV is encoded by the coding sequence ATGACCTTTCAAGGGCGTTTGGTCCTCCTGATCTCCGGGCTGGTGACGCTGGCGGTGGCGCTGGTCACGATTTTGCTGGCCTGGACGACCCATTCGGCGATCCAGACGCGGGTGGAAGCGGACAGCCGCGCTGCGGCGACCCTGCTGGCCCGCAGCGCCACCCTGGCGCGCGAGGTTCCGCGCGACGTGGAGGCGCTGCTGGGCGACCGGCTGCTGTCGGAGGCGACGCTCGCCGCCCACCTCGTGGCGGTGATGGAGGCGGGCAAGGCGCCGGTCAAGGCGGTGACCGACCGGCTGAAGGCCGTTGCGGACGGTGGCGGGCCGGACGAGATCTGGGTCACCGACAACCGGGGCCGCGCCTATCTGCACAACATTCCGGGTCCCGACATCACCTTCGGCCCCGACGCCCGTGCGCAGCCGCGCCAGGCGCCCTATTACGGCCTGCTGAACCGCGCGCCGGAAAAGGTGGTGACCGACGCCGCCACAGAGGGCGGCAAGCTGATGAAGTTCGCCGGCGTGGCCGGCGTCGACAAGCCGCGCATCGTCCAGGTCGGCGCCGACGTGCGCCGGCTCGGCGACATCGCCCGCAAGGCCGGGGTGGACGGGGTGATGGCCTCCCTGCTGGCCGGCGGCACGGTGGAGGGCGCGTGGCTGCTGGAGCGCGACGGGCGTCTCGCCGTGCACGCCACCGGCCCCAGCGCCGGGCCGCTGTCGGAGCGGGCGGTGGAGGCGGCGAAGGCCGCGGCGGCGTCCGGCGAGACCGGCCTTCTGCGCGAGGGCGACCGCTTGATCGCCTTTGCCCCGGTGCCGGCGGCCGGGCAGGGGGCGGCTGGGCAGGGGGCGGGCATCGCGGTGGTCCGCCTGCCGGCGGAGGACCTGTCCTCGGTGGTCGGGCGCCATGTGAAGATCGGCGTGCTGGTCGGTCTGCTCGTCCTGGCGGCGGGCGTCTACGGCGCCGTCCGCTTCGCGCGCAGCCAGATGGCCCCGATCGAGCGTCTAGGCGAGGCCGTCGCCGCCGTGGAGGCCGGGCGATTCAACCCCTTCACCCTGAACGAGGCGATGGAGCGCAACGACGAGATGGGCCGCCTCGCCCGCGTCTTCCGCAGCATGGCGCTGGAGGCGTCCTACCGCGAGGAGACGCTGGACGCCCAGCTTCTGATGCGCACGGCTGAGTTGGAGACCCGCACCGAGAAGCTGGCCGCCGCCGAACACCTGATCGAGGAGGAGCAGCGCGCTGCCCGCGACGTGCAGGCGAACCTGCTGCCGCAGCAGCTTCCCGCCGGGCGCGACAGCCAGTTCTTCGGCCTGCTGGTCCCCGGTCCGGCGGTCAGCGGCGACTTCTACGACGTGATCGAGCTGGACGAGCGCCATTGCCTGCTGGTGGTGGCCGGCGTGTCCGGCTGGGGCGTGCCGGCGGCCTTCCTGATGCTGCTGGTGCGCGGCGCGATCCGCGAGGCGGCGGCCCGGCCCGGGATGACCCCGGCCGCTATCCTGGCGGCGGCCAACGACCGGCTGTGCGGGCAGAGCCCCTTCGACGGCTTCGCCACCGCCTTCGTCGCCCTCTATGACCGCGAGACCGGAATGCTCAGCCATTCCAGCGCCGGCAACCGCGCGCCCTGCCGCATCCGGGCGGACGGCAGCGTCCTGACCCTGGCCGATGCCGGCGGCCCGGCGCTGGGCGTGCGCAAGGGCATCCCCTACGGCGAGGCGGTGGCACGGCTGGAGCAGGAGGACACGCTGTTCCTGTGCACCGAGGGCGTGCTGCGCGCGGTGAACGCCCAGCGCGAGCCGTTCGGCGAGGAGCGTCTGGCCGCCGTCCTGCACCAGGGTCGTGGCCTGTCGGCGCGCGACCGCTCCGAACTGCTGCTGCGCGCGGTGGAGGCCCATGTCGGTCCGGGCGGGCAGACCGGCGACATTGTCTGCCTGACCGTCCGCCGGCTGCTGCCCGCCGCCGAGCTGGCGCCGGAGTCCGAAGCGGCGGTGTGA
- a CDS encoding cytochrome b, whose product MSNAYSDAAARPPVKTRPVKTRYDGVMLFLHWNVALLILVAFAIAQGRGLVPRGPERTALMDVHRSLGVLVLALVALRMVWRAVSPPPPMPADTTPLLLLAAKAGHLALYALMIAVPLAGVTMTQAHGHPVTFFGLFTLPTLVGENHAFGDTLEKLHELLGTAIIVLAGLHAAAALVHQYVLKDGTLSRMLPWGNR is encoded by the coding sequence ATGTCCAACGCTTACTCCGACGCCGCCGCCCGGCCACCCGTCAAGACCCGCCCCGTCAAGACCCGCTACGACGGGGTGATGCTGTTCCTGCACTGGAACGTCGCCCTGCTGATCCTGGTGGCCTTCGCCATCGCCCAGGGGCGTGGGCTGGTGCCCCGCGGGCCGGAGCGGACCGCCCTGATGGATGTCCACCGCTCGCTCGGCGTCCTCGTGCTGGCGCTGGTGGCGCTGCGCATGGTCTGGCGCGCCGTCAGCCCGCCGCCGCCCATGCCCGCCGACACCACGCCGCTGCTCCTGCTGGCGGCCAAGGCCGGGCATCTGGCGCTCTACGCCCTGATGATTGCCGTGCCGCTGGCCGGCGTGACCATGACCCAGGCCCACGGCCATCCCGTTACCTTCTTTGGTCTGTTCACCCTGCCGACGCTGGTGGGGGAAAACCATGCCTTCGGCGACACGCTGGAGAAGCTGCATGAGCTTCTCGGCACCGCCATCATCGTGCTGGCCGGTCTGCACGCGGCGGCGGCCCTGGTCCATCAGTATGTGCTTAAGGACGGAACGCTGAGCCGCATGCTGCCCTGGGGAAACCGCTGA